One Pararge aegeria chromosome 4, ilParAegt1.1, whole genome shotgun sequence DNA segment encodes these proteins:
- the LOC120623235 gene encoding ankyrin repeat domain-containing protein 13C — protein sequence MSALICNGDDDTYPLHECVFVGDVRKLSSLLRFSDVTRKDKHGNTALHLAVMLGRKECVQLLLAHGAPVKVKNFAGWSPLAEAISYGDRQTISSLVRKLKQQAREQMECRRPDLIRALSKIQNFYMELKWDFHSWVPLVSRILPSDVCKIYKSGSGIRLDTTLVDFTDMKWERGDISFIFQGEKPPSESLTVLDNKIKVYQRVRYEETENEIEDEVDILMSSDILAAQMSTKGISFSRAQSGWIFREDRKETVAGLYKSDIYTITGLVLESRKRREHLSTDDLQKNKAIIESLTKGNTQNLDTNGEPVRRASLNPPPESGIEWTSYISSPRGQYPSLGRELVYKESSRNFRATIAMSDDFPLSVEMLLNVLEVIAPFKHFAKLREFVAMKLPKGFPVKIDIPILPTVTAKITFQKFDFRDNIPEKLFVIPDDYVEDPLRFPDL from the coding sequence ATGTCTGCTTTGATTTGTAACGGTGACGATGATACTTATCCGCTTCACGAGTGCGTTTTCGTTGGCGACGTTCGGAAACTGTCTTCATTATTGAGATTCAGCGATGTAACGCGGAAGGACAAACATGGAAATACAGCCCTACACCTTGCTGTAATGCTTGGTCGCAAAGAGTGCGTGCAGTTGTTACTGGCGCACGGAGCTCCTGTAAAGGTGAAAAATTTTGCAGGTTGGTCACCACTCGCCGAGGCCATCAGCTATGGCGATCGGCAGACCATTTCTTCCCTGGTGCGTAAGCTCAAACAACAAGCGCGAGAGCAAATGGAATGCAGGAGACCAGATCTCATCAGGGCACTGTCCAAGATACAAAATTTTTACATGGAACTGAAATGGGATTTCCATTCGTGGGTTCCCTTAGTTTCCAGAATATTGCCATCTGATGTATGCAAAATTTACAAATCAGGTTCTGGTATAAGATTGGATACTACTCTGGTTGACTTCACAGATATGAAATGGGAAAGAGGAGATATATCTTTCATTTTCCAGGGAGAAAAGCCACCCAGTGAATCTCTAACAGTATTAGATAATAAAATCAAGGTGTACCAACGGGTGCGGTATGAGGAGACGGAAAATGAGATTGAGGATGAAGTGGATATACTCAtgtcaagtgatattttagctGCTCAAATGTCTACCAAAGGCATTTCCTTTTCAAGGGCTCAGTCTGGTTGGATTTTCCGTGAGGATCGTAAGGAAACAGTGGCAGGCCTATACAAAAGTGACATTTACACAATAACAGGCCTCGTGTTGGAGTCCCGTAAGAGGAGGGAACATTTATCCACGgatgatttgcaaaaaaataaagctaTAATAGAAAGTTTGACTAAAGGTAATACACAAAACTTAGACACAAACGGAGAGCCAGTTCGGCGAGCCTCTCTGAATCCCCCACCTGAGAGTGGTATTGAATGGACATCATACATATCTTCCCCGCGTGGACAATACCCTAGTCTGGGTAGAGAGCTTGTGTACAAGGAGTCTTCAAGAAATTTCAGAGCAACAATTGCTATGAGTGATGATTTCCCTTTAAGTGTTGAAATGCTCTTAAATGTGCTTGAGGTGATAGCTCCCTTTAAGCACTTTGCTAAATTACGTGAATTTGTTGCCATGAAATTACCTAAAGGATTCCCAGTGAAAATAGATATACCAATTTTGCCAACAGTCACtgcaaaaataacatttcaaaaGTTTGATTTTCGTGATAATATACCAGAGAAGTTGTTTGTTATACCAGATGACTATGTGGAAGATCCATTACGTTTTCCTGATTTATGA